The nucleotide window TTTGCAAGCTCCTGTGTTCGAATATTCCTGATCGCCATTGCTGTTTAGTTTAATTTCTTGGCTCTAGCTATGAATGCTAGCCTTTTAAGGCAAATGTATGGCGTCCCTTGGCACGCTGTTCTCCCTGCACTGACAAACTAGCTCGGCTGATGTTCCACCTCAGCCTATACAAGCCATGCTGCGATGCATAAACCGTATTTTGAAGAGTTCTACGACGCGGGTACCTCACATGCCAAAGGGATTTTCATCCACTTACGAAGCCTTTCTCGGCGGGAATAGAACTACGACTCGTGAATGGCAGCCTATTGCAATGCATACGTACGCTGGTTGGGAGGACCTGGGTTGGAAGCGAGGAGCTAACATAATTCAGACGGTGAACACTGGTGAAATGCGGAGAAAACCGACCAGAAAGGAATTCATCGTCTATTTTTGTGTTTGGTCTCAGGTGTTGCAGATACAAGTGGGCATTTTGAGTCGACCTCAGCACTATTCTTACCCCTTACGGAACACGCTTCTTCCAAGAACTCCATCGAAGCAATTCACGATCTGCATTATGTAGGCCTTGGCGATAATGCAACACGTACTTGACCAAGTTACTGATGTCTTCGAAGCAATGTTTCGGTGGAAGATCGACTTTTCAATGCGCTCCAATAATAATCGGGGTGACTCGGAAATGATGCTGCCTTCAGTTTCCGGTGGCCCTGCCAAGACGAGAAGTATGTGAGTACTACCGCTTCGAAAGATGCAGGGGACATAGCCCTGTCTGTCTACGAGCTCGCGGCCGATGCGCTGTCTAATTACTGACCCAGATCCAGATGAAGTTAAGACATTTGGGGACGAAGCCGACTGGCCTGGGCTGAGACGCAGAAGATGAGTTTTGTAAGAGGTGCACATATTGAATCCTCGATACGCCCTATGTGGCCTTGTCGTTTCAGACATGATGAGACACCATGCAAGGGGTAGCAACGAGGAAGTTGCAGCCTGCCATTACGCCATCTATCGACCCCAAAAAAAGCGTAATATGTGAGAATGCATGATTGGTCATCCATGACCTCTTTCAGCTGCCCACGAGCATTACGTACGAGGCAGCATACTGCTGTCAGCCAAGCCATGGATTGTCGCGCTACTATGATCGACGACGACGCGTATAGTCAAGGTCTTAGATGACTCCCTTTACTTGCATTTTGGAGAAGCTATATAATGATGCTAAATAACCCACCATCGTACCTATACGCTTGAACACAAACAAGTCCATTTTATATCATATTTACTCTTTACTGAAAATGGGTCCACCGTATGTTCCACCGTTGTCGCACTTGAGACAGTACGTGTCTAACCTCCCAGCAGGGTGAGCGGAACACCGCTTTCATGGCAAGAGCTTCAGCAAGTTGCACCTATTGCTCGTCAAGGGGCCGTGGAGGTAAGTGCTTCCTATATACCTTCTGAATGCATGTCGCTAACGGTAAAAGCAATTGCTATCTCTATGGAAGAGGCAAAAAAATAGAAGCGATCCTGAACCGCTATGGGGTGACGAAGTAAGACAACACCTGCTGTAGTTATATCGAAGGAGACGCTGACTCGACAGATTGAATATACCCTGGTCAGCCTTGACGCAAACAGGTCGCGAGCAACACTGCTTCTTAACCAAGAAGACATCCtacgaaaagaagaaaaacaatgTGCTAAAGCTGAGGAAGTGTAAGTATTTAGTAACACTGGCAAAGACAGTATACTGAGACATAATAGTGAACCCTGGAATGAAGTCAAGTTACAGGCGGAATGGGCTCGACATATGGTTGAAGCAACTCCAGGAGAGCCATACGGGGGCGATATTATGGACCTACTCAGGGTTCAAGGCAATATGAAGCGACGGTATGTTGAATCTCGCGACAAGTAGACATAAAGCTGACGTTATTAGACGGAAATTGATCGGGCAATTTCTATCGCCCGACCAACACCCTGTACCGTTGTGTGTCTTCCCTGGCTTAGGTGAAAAGGGACAGTTCACACTCCCAGAAAGTCCGCATGAAGAGT belongs to Aspergillus luchuensis IFO 4308 DNA, chromosome 3, nearly complete sequence and includes:
- a CDS encoding uncharacterized protein (TransMembrane:1 (i101-120o)): MNASLLRQISADVPPQPIQAMLRCINRILKSSTTRVPHMPKGFSSTYEAFLGGNRTTTREWQPIAMHTYAGWEDLGWKRGANIIQTVNTGEMRRKPTRKEFIVYFCVWSQVLQIQVGILSRPQHYSYPLRNTLLPRTPSKQFTICIM